In a genomic window of Sulfuricaulis sp.:
- a CDS encoding pitrilysin family protein → MFDNTLVRALARLGSPPSPLTGEGVGMRVAHLGMWFLTLCLITFIPQVEAGPKIQHWTLSNGARVYFVESRELPMLQVRVVFDAGSSRDPVEKAGVANLAAAMLDEGADKLSADDIAGRFEGVGAEFGAGVDRDMASVSLRSLSDSALLDPALELFARVLSTPAYPAENLERQRAQALVSLQKDAQSPGAIVEKAFYSELYGQHPYASNPLGNEKSLKAITRDDLLVFHRRHYVGTNAWVVIVGDASKRQARNIAERVIGKLPSGKTLKPIPPVHTLYSGRMKQIVFPATQTHIYMGHPGVRRGDPDYFSLYVGNYILGGGGLVSRLSAEVREKHGLSYSVYSYFYPLRVPGPLLIGLQTKNSQRDQALKMVRQVVSDFVAKGPTDKELEAAKKHITGSFPLRLDSNGKIAENLAVIGFYGLPLTYLDDFISRVEAVSVDQVRVAFRRHVHPDQMVTVTVGGGH, encoded by the coding sequence ATGTTCGATAATACTTTGGTGCGCGCGTTAGCGCGCCTCGGCTCGCCCCCTTCTCCCTTGACGGGAGAAGGGGTGGGGATGAGGGTGGCACATCTCGGGATGTGGTTTCTGACCCTGTGCCTTATCACCTTTATTCCTCAAGTCGAGGCGGGTCCAAAAATCCAGCACTGGACCCTGTCCAATGGCGCGCGCGTTTATTTTGTTGAAAGCCGCGAATTGCCCATGTTGCAGGTTCGCGTGGTATTCGACGCCGGATCCAGCCGCGATCCCGTGGAAAAGGCGGGCGTTGCCAATCTGGCGGCGGCCATGCTGGACGAAGGCGCGGACAAGCTTAGTGCAGATGACATCGCCGGTCGTTTTGAAGGCGTGGGCGCAGAATTTGGCGCCGGCGTCGATCGCGACATGGCCAGCGTCAGTCTGCGCAGCCTGTCGGATTCCGCCTTGCTGGACCCGGCGCTGGAATTGTTCGCCCGGGTTCTGTCCACCCCTGCCTATCCCGCGGAGAATCTCGAGCGCCAACGGGCGCAAGCGCTCGTGTCCCTGCAAAAAGACGCGCAGTCGCCGGGTGCGATTGTTGAAAAGGCGTTTTACAGTGAGTTGTACGGCCAGCATCCCTATGCCAGCAATCCCCTGGGGAACGAAAAAAGCCTGAAGGCCATTACACGCGATGACCTGCTTGTCTTTCATCGGCGCCATTATGTTGGCACTAATGCCTGGGTGGTGATTGTCGGTGACGCGAGTAAACGCCAGGCGCGGAATATCGCTGAGCGCGTCATAGGCAAGCTCCCATCCGGAAAAACGCTAAAACCGATACCGCCGGTGCATACACTCTATTCCGGAAGAATGAAGCAAATAGTGTTTCCTGCCACTCAGACTCATATCTACATGGGGCATCCGGGAGTGCGGCGCGGCGATCCGGATTATTTTTCACTGTACGTCGGCAACTATATTCTTGGCGGTGGCGGGCTGGTGTCGCGCTTGTCGGCGGAGGTGCGTGAGAAGCATGGCCTGTCGTACAGCGTCTACAGTTACTTCTATCCGCTGCGCGTTCCGGGCCCGCTGCTTATCGGTCTACAGACGAAAAACTCGCAGCGCGATCAAGCACTGAAGATGGTGCGCCAGGTTGTTTCAGATTTTGTCGCCAAAGGCCCGACAGACAAGGAGCTGGAAGCCGCAAAGAAACACATCACCGGCAGCTTCCCGTTGCGGCTCGACAGTAACGGCAAGATCGCCGAGAACCTGGCGGTGATCGGCTTCTATGGACTACCGCTCACTTATCTCGATGATTTCATTTCACGCGTCGAGGCCGTGAGCGTTGATCAGGTTCGCGTGGCATTCCGGCGACACGTGCATCCCGATCAAATGGTAACGGTGACCGTCGGTGGCGGGCACTGA
- the ftsX gene encoding permease-like cell division protein FtsX — MIRNYFLRHAQVFFYTLGQLSRVPVATFLTVAVIGITLALPASLYVAIENVQRLAHGWEDNGQISLFLKQDVSDSAIEKLSEKIRKLPAVSWVDYVSREAALAEFKKLSGFGEALGSLDRNPLPPVLVVHPAAKHARPDALQSLLKDLQRHNEVELAQLDLEWVRRLYAMLDLAMQGVLILTAGLALAVLLIIGNTIRLAVLNRRDEIEIIKLIGGTNAFIRRPFLYSGTLQGLLGGILAWLLVALGLLILSGPVHRLASLYGSLFAVENMGFLAALVLIGTGGLLGWLGSRLAVGRHLRTIEPR, encoded by the coding sequence GTGATCAGGAATTATTTCCTGCGTCATGCGCAGGTTTTCTTTTACACCCTCGGGCAACTCTCGCGCGTGCCGGTGGCTACCTTCCTGACCGTCGCGGTGATCGGCATTACGCTGGCACTGCCGGCCAGCCTTTATGTCGCCATCGAGAATGTGCAGCGGCTGGCGCACGGCTGGGAGGACAATGGCCAAATTTCCCTGTTTCTGAAACAAGATGTTTCCGATTCCGCCATCGAAAAACTCTCCGAGAAAATTCGCAAATTGCCGGCGGTCTCCTGGGTGGATTACGTTTCGCGCGAGGCGGCGCTGGCCGAGTTCAAGAAACTCTCGGGCTTCGGAGAAGCGCTGGGCTCACTCGACCGCAACCCGCTGCCGCCGGTGCTGGTCGTGCACCCGGCCGCCAAGCACGCACGCCCCGATGCCCTGCAATCGCTGCTGAAGGATCTGCAGCGCCACAACGAAGTCGAGCTCGCGCAACTTGATCTCGAATGGGTCCGCCGGCTGTACGCCATGCTCGATCTGGCCATGCAGGGAGTATTGATTTTGACGGCAGGGCTGGCGCTGGCCGTGCTGCTCATTATCGGGAATACCATCCGCCTTGCCGTCCTCAACCGCCGTGACGAAATCGAGATCATCAAGCTGATCGGCGGTACCAATGCCTTCATTCGTCGCCCTTTTCTCTATTCCGGCACGCTTCAGGGCCTGCTGGGCGGCATCCTGGCCTGGTTGCTGGTCGCTCTGGGCCTGCTGATTCTGTCCGGCCCGGTACATCGTCTAGCGAGCCTCTATGGCAGTTTGTTCGCGGTTGAGAACATGGGTTTCCTGGCCGCCCTGGTTTTGATCGGGACGGGGGGGCTGCTGGGCTGGCTCGGTTCAAGGCTGGCCGTCGGCCGGCATCTACGGACTATAGAACCCCGCTGA
- the ftsY gene encoding signal recognition particle-docking protein FtsY: MSPSYPSGQSEKNRPTGLLGRLRDKLAATQRSFTRGLSDLLLGDRALDDSLFEDLETLLLSADVGVETTQQLMQDITDQVSRQQLNDTRAVHGALRQGILSILEPCHRRLEIAAERPFIIMVVGVNGVGKTTTIAKLANYFKNQGLTVTLAAADTFRAAAIEQLKTWAGRLDIPVIAQHTGADAAAVVHDALNAAVARHSDVLIVDTAGRQHTQEGLMDELRKIRRVIGKTRPDAPHEVLLVLDAGTGQNALSQLKHFREAVGVTGLALTKLDGTAKGGILIAMARQTGLPIRFIGVGEGMDDLREFNAEEYVDALLPKTE; encoded by the coding sequence TTGAGCCCGTCTTATCCTTCAGGCCAGTCAGAAAAAAACCGCCCCACCGGCCTGCTGGGACGCCTGCGCGACAAGCTGGCTGCCACCCAGCGCAGTTTCACCCGGGGGCTTTCCGACCTGCTGCTCGGAGATCGTGCGCTCGACGATTCTCTTTTCGAAGACCTGGAAACACTGCTGCTGTCCGCCGACGTGGGGGTGGAAACCACCCAGCAACTGATGCAAGACATCACGGATCAGGTATCGCGCCAGCAGCTGAACGATACACGCGCCGTGCATGGCGCGCTCCGGCAGGGCATTCTTTCAATTCTCGAACCCTGTCATCGGCGGCTGGAAATCGCAGCGGAAAGGCCTTTCATCATTATGGTCGTGGGCGTCAACGGAGTGGGCAAAACCACCACCATCGCCAAACTCGCAAACTATTTCAAAAATCAGGGGCTCACGGTAACGCTGGCGGCAGCCGACACCTTCCGTGCCGCGGCCATCGAACAGCTCAAAACCTGGGCCGGGCGGCTTGATATCCCCGTCATTGCCCAGCACACCGGGGCCGATGCCGCGGCGGTGGTGCACGACGCGCTCAATGCCGCGGTCGCGCGCCACAGCGACGTCCTCATTGTCGACACCGCCGGACGCCAGCACACGCAGGAAGGTCTGATGGATGAACTCCGAAAAATACGGCGCGTTATCGGCAAAACCCGCCCCGATGCCCCGCACGAGGTGTTGCTGGTGCTCGATGCCGGCACCGGGCAGAACGCCTTGTCGCAACTAAAACATTTCCGTGAGGCCGTGGGGGTGACCGGTCTCGCGCTGACCAAGCTCGATGGCACCGCCAAAGGCGGCATCCTGATCGCCATGGCGCGCCAGACAGGGCTGCCGATCCGCTTCATCGGAGTGGGGGAAGGCATGGACGACTTGCGTGAATTCAACGCGGAGGAGTATGTCGACGCGTTGTTGCCTAAAACCGAGTAG
- the rpoH gene encoding RNA polymerase sigma factor RpoH, with translation MAQALTLPINLYPEKGLSAYLRAVNALPVLSVSEERKLARRYHKHNDLDAARQLVMSNLRNVARIARGFSGYGLPQADLIQEGNIGLMKAVKHYDPARKVRLMSFAVHWIKAEIYDYVLRNWRIVKVATTKSQRKLFFNLRKSRERLGWMTRGEVDAMAENLDVAPETVQEMEGRMSNFDVAFDADNDADDDNYHVAPAGYLQDMRYNPEVLATKSDQEDARQTQLKDALSTLDARSRDIIQRRWLDEKKPTLHELAAEYSISAERIRQIESKALDIMKDALVA, from the coding sequence ATGGCCCAGGCACTGACATTGCCCATCAATCTCTACCCCGAAAAGGGGCTCTCGGCCTATTTGCGCGCCGTTAATGCCCTGCCGGTCCTCAGCGTGAGCGAGGAGCGCAAGCTCGCGCGGCGCTACCACAAGCACAACGATCTCGACGCGGCCCGCCAGCTGGTCATGTCCAATCTACGCAACGTCGCGCGCATCGCGCGTGGTTTCTCCGGCTACGGCCTGCCGCAGGCGGACTTGATCCAGGAAGGTAACATCGGCCTGATGAAGGCGGTCAAACACTATGACCCGGCGCGCAAGGTGCGCCTGATGTCATTCGCCGTCCACTGGATCAAGGCGGAAATTTACGACTACGTCCTGCGCAACTGGCGCATCGTCAAGGTCGCCACCACCAAGTCGCAGCGCAAGCTGTTCTTCAACCTGCGCAAATCGCGCGAACGTCTCGGCTGGATGACGCGCGGCGAAGTCGATGCCATGGCGGAAAATCTGGACGTGGCGCCGGAAACAGTGCAGGAAATGGAAGGCCGCATGAGCAATTTCGATGTCGCGTTTGACGCCGACAACGACGCCGATGACGACAATTACCATGTCGCGCCGGCCGGCTACCTGCAGGACATGCGCTACAACCCCGAGGTGCTGGCGACGAAATCTGATCAGGAAGACGCACGCCAGACGCAATTGAAAGACGCGCTCTCAACGCTGGATGCGCGCTCGCGCGACATCATTCAGCGCCGCTGGCTGGACGAGAAAAAACCCACGTTGCACGAACTGGCGGCGGAATACAGTATCTCGGCCGAGCGCATTCGTCAGATCGAATCGAAGGCGCTCGATATTATGAAAGACGCGCTCGTAGCCTAA
- the ggt gene encoding gamma-glutamyltransferase has product MQNYWRLLLVLVLLPVSGWAAETRPTAAAIASAHPLATEAGHEILARGGNAFDAAVAVAAALAVVEPYNSGLGGGGFFLLHRARDGFEIMIDARERAPLAATRDMYLRHGRPVPALSIDGALAAGIPGIPAALDHIAKKYGKLPLKQTLVPAIRFAREGFPVTPLYSKMLLRQHMRLTDHFPEAARVYLKEGLIPAPGDTARQPELAQTLQRMAEKGHAGFYGGVTAERLVQGVRGAGGIWSLKDLAEYRVVEREPVRGSYRGVRITSASLPSSGGVVLTQILNLLQGFDLDAMPDAQREHTVIEAMRLAYRDRARHLGDPDFVRVDVPRLLDPVYTSKLREEMRATKPAFTGSPAKAAGGGMNTTHFSIIDREGNRVAATLSLNTPFGSGFMPPGTGVVLNNEMDDFAVIPNSPNTYGLVGSDANAVAPGKRPLSSMTPTFLESDETVVVLGTPGGSRIISMVLLATLEFSHGRGGSKEWVGLSRFHHQYLPDVVAHETGAFNEHETRELQRFGHRLESVRGRYGNMQVVAWYKKTGKMEAVSDPRGEGAGVVK; this is encoded by the coding sequence ATGCAGAATTATTGGCGCCTGCTGCTCGTGTTGGTGTTGCTGCCTGTGTCAGGTTGGGCAGCGGAGACGCGCCCGACCGCCGCGGCCATCGCCAGCGCTCATCCACTGGCGACCGAGGCCGGGCATGAAATCCTTGCGCGTGGTGGCAATGCCTTTGATGCCGCGGTTGCTGTCGCCGCCGCGCTGGCCGTGGTCGAGCCTTATAATTCCGGCCTGGGTGGCGGCGGTTTCTTTTTGCTGCATCGTGCGCGCGACGGATTCGAAATAATGATCGATGCACGCGAACGCGCGCCGCTGGCCGCCACCCGCGACATGTATCTGCGACATGGCCGGCCGGTGCCCGCACTTTCCATCGACGGCGCGCTGGCCGCCGGCATCCCCGGCATACCGGCGGCGCTGGATCACATCGCCAAAAAATACGGAAAACTCCCGCTCAAACAGACGCTGGTACCCGCCATCCGCTTCGCACGCGAGGGATTTCCAGTCACACCGCTTTATTCAAAGATGCTGCTGCGTCAGCACATGCGCCTGACCGATCATTTTCCAGAGGCGGCGCGGGTCTATTTGAAGGAAGGATTGATTCCGGCTCCGGGCGATACAGCGCGGCAACCGGAGCTGGCGCAAACGCTGCAACGGATGGCTGAAAAGGGGCATGCGGGGTTTTATGGTGGCGTGACGGCCGAGCGTCTGGTGCAGGGTGTGCGCGGGGCGGGCGGTATCTGGAGCCTGAAAGATCTTGCGGAATACCGCGTGGTCGAACGTGAGCCGGTGCGCGGATCCTATCGTGGTGTCCGTATTACCTCGGCGTCGCTACCGTCGTCAGGCGGTGTCGTGCTGACCCAGATACTCAACCTGCTCCAGGGGTTTGATCTGGATGCCATGCCGGATGCGCAACGTGAGCACACAGTGATCGAAGCCATGCGTCTCGCCTACCGCGACCGTGCGCGTCATCTTGGCGATCCGGATTTTGTGCGTGTGGATGTGCCACGCCTCCTCGATCCCGTCTACACCTCAAAACTTCGGGAAGAAATGCGTGCAACAAAACCGGCTTTCACCGGTTCGCCTGCCAAGGCCGCGGGCGGAGGCATGAATACCACCCATTTTTCCATCATTGACCGGGAAGGCAATCGCGTGGCGGCCACGTTGAGCCTGAACACTCCTTTTGGTTCCGGCTTCATGCCGCCCGGTACCGGGGTGGTGCTGAACAACGAGATGGATGATTTTGCTGTTATACCCAATTCCCCCAACACCTATGGCTTGGTGGGCAGTGATGCCAATGCGGTCGCTCCTGGAAAACGGCCACTGTCGAGCATGACGCCGACATTTCTGGAAAGCGACGAAACTGTTGTCGTGCTGGGCACGCCCGGCGGTAGTCGTATCATCAGCATGGTATTGCTGGCCACGCTGGAATTTTCGCACGGTCGCGGCGGATCGAAGGAGTGGGTAGGGTTGTCGCGTTTCCATCACCAGTATCTTCCAGATGTAGTGGCGCATGAAACCGGTGCTTTCAACGAGCACGAGACACGCGAGTTGCAGCGGTTCGGGCACCGACTCGAATCCGTGCGCGGACGTTACGGTAACATGCAAGTGGTGGCGTGGTATAAAAAGACCGGGAAGATGGAGGCGGTTTCGGACCCGCGCGGCGAGGGTGCGGGGGTTGTGAAGTAG
- the rsmD gene encoding 16S rRNA (guanine(966)-N(2))-methyltransferase RsmD, with the protein MAGTERKRVRRSPVVRVSGSKLSPAKSKSSYPRKLRIIGGHWRGRRLDISESEGLRPTPDRVRETLFNWLQPYIAGASCLDLFAGTGALCLEALSRGAADVVMVEKAPHVVQQLHQHIERLEATGAEVVLADAVEFLQRTSRAFDIVFIDPPFKSNLIADCAAMVDARGWIKPGGLVYVEAPSQLKDLTLPATWELIRSKKAGQVGYHLARKTA; encoded by the coding sequence GTGGCGGGCACTGAGCGGAAACGCGTGCGACGTTCGCCGGTCGTGCGTGTTTCCGGATCGAAGTTATCTCCCGCCAAATCAAAATCATCTTATCCGCGCAAGCTTCGCATCATCGGTGGGCACTGGCGCGGGCGGCGCCTGGATATATCTGAATCTGAAGGTTTGCGACCCACGCCCGATCGCGTGCGCGAGACGCTTTTCAACTGGTTGCAGCCTTATATCGCGGGTGCCAGTTGTCTCGATCTGTTTGCCGGGACTGGCGCGCTGTGCCTGGAGGCGCTCTCGCGCGGTGCCGCGGATGTGGTCATGGTGGAAAAAGCACCGCACGTGGTGCAGCAGCTACACCAGCATATCGAAAGGCTGGAGGCGACGGGCGCCGAGGTGGTATTGGCCGACGCGGTAGAATTTCTGCAGCGCACCTCGCGAGCGTTCGATATCGTCTTTATCGACCCTCCTTTCAAAAGCAATCTGATAGCGGATTGCGCTGCCATGGTGGATGCGCGGGGATGGATAAAACCCGGCGGGCTTGTATACGTTGAAGCGCCCAGCCAGCTGAAGGATCTGACCTTGCCGGCGACGTGGGAGCTGATTCGCAGTAAAAAAGCCGGACAGGTGGGTTATCATCTGGCGCGAAAGACCGCATGA
- a CDS encoding YfhL family 4Fe-4S dicluster ferredoxin, whose protein sequence is MSLLITEECINCDVCEPECPNGAITQGEEIYQIKPELCTECVGHFETSQCVDVCPVDCIILDADHPETKVQLQVKYQGLIQKSA, encoded by the coding sequence ATGTCTTTGCTGATCACCGAAGAGTGCATCAACTGCGATGTGTGCGAGCCCGAGTGTCCGAACGGCGCCATCACGCAGGGCGAGGAAATCTACCAGATCAAACCCGAACTCTGCACCGAATGTGTCGGTCACTTCGAGACCTCACAATGCGTGGATGTTTGCCCCGTGGATTGCATCATCCTTGATGCCGATCATCCGGAGACCAAGGTGCAGTTGCAGGTCAAGTATCAGGGGCTGATTCAAAAAAGCGCGTAG
- the ftsE gene encoding cell division ATP-binding protein FtsE: MIEFAHVFKRYPGGFDALRDINLRIEAGEMAFITGHSGAGKSTLLRLITAIDRPTRGEAAVNGKNLTKLPRRRIPYFRREIGVIFQDHKLLFDRTVYDNVALPLIVTGTDQQEIPRRVRAALEMVGLLDKERMLPVTLSGGEQQRVGIARAVVNKPPLLLADEPTGNLDSKLSDEILDLFLDFHHHGVTVLIATHDLHLIDRARQRVIELNHGELARDTGAKP, translated from the coding sequence ATGATTGAATTTGCCCATGTATTCAAACGTTACCCCGGGGGCTTCGATGCCTTGCGCGATATCAACCTGCGCATCGAGGCCGGCGAAATGGCCTTCATCACCGGCCATTCCGGCGCGGGTAAAAGCACCCTGCTCCGGCTTATCACAGCCATCGACCGTCCCACGCGTGGCGAGGCCGCCGTCAACGGCAAAAACCTGACAAAACTCCCGCGCCGACGCATCCCCTATTTCCGGCGCGAGATCGGCGTGATTTTCCAGGATCACAAGCTGCTGTTCGATCGTACCGTTTACGACAACGTGGCCTTGCCTTTGATCGTTACTGGCACCGACCAACAGGAGATTCCGCGGCGCGTACGCGCCGCGCTCGAGATGGTCGGTCTGCTCGACAAGGAACGCATGCTTCCGGTGACGCTCTCCGGCGGCGAGCAGCAGCGCGTCGGTATTGCGCGCGCCGTGGTCAACAAACCGCCCTTGCTGCTGGCGGACGAGCCAACCGGCAATCTCGATAGCAAGCTCTCCGACGAGATCCTCGACTTGTTTCTTGATTTTCATCACCACGGCGTAACAGTACTGATCGCGACACACGATCTGCATCTCATCGACCGCGCGCGCCAGCGCGTTATTGAGTTGAACCACGGCGAGCTCGCGCGTGACACGGGGGCCAAACCGTGA
- a CDS encoding pitrilysin family protein: MLQKFSWLLLLGLWLTACSQTHETTLDNGLRVIVHEDHRSPVVVSQIWYKVGSQDEPEGLTGISHVLEHMMFKGTAKLKPNEFSRIIAENGGRENAFTSYDYTAYFQQLEKSRLPIAFELEADRMQNLVLTEAESIKEIKVVMEERRLRTEDQPEALVGEKFMNTAYEVHPYKHPVIGWMADLQSMTVKDLRDWYGRYYTPANAILVVTGDVQPKEVFALAQKHFGPVPARPPVTTAAAAEPTQKSERRARAALPAEVPYLLLGYHTPVHASAGRNEVAEWEPYALSILGGVLDGGQAARFERELVREKKIASSIGVEYSAVSRSPSMLLIEATPTNGHTTAELEKAIRAQIERIRNEPVSAEEMKRVKAQVVAGNVYSRDSVFYQAMQIGRLAAVGLDWRMLDDYVKNLNAVTAEQVQTVARKYLVDTNLTVTVLDPQPMSKDKPRPAPRMGGGHVR; encoded by the coding sequence ATGCTTCAAAAATTTTCATGGCTCCTGCTTCTGGGCCTGTGGTTGACAGCGTGCAGTCAGACGCATGAAACCACACTGGACAACGGCTTGCGCGTCATCGTGCACGAGGATCATCGTTCGCCGGTGGTGGTTTCGCAAATCTGGTACAAGGTCGGCAGCCAGGACGAGCCCGAAGGTCTCACCGGCATATCGCACGTGCTTGAGCACATGATGTTCAAGGGCACGGCCAAACTCAAACCCAACGAATTTTCGCGCATCATCGCCGAAAATGGCGGGCGCGAAAACGCTTTCACCAGTTACGATTACACCGCCTATTTCCAGCAGCTGGAAAAATCGCGTCTCCCCATCGCCTTCGAGCTTGAGGCCGATCGCATGCAGAACCTGGTGCTGACCGAGGCCGAGTCCATCAAGGAGATCAAAGTGGTGATGGAAGAGCGCCGGCTGCGCACGGAGGATCAGCCCGAGGCGCTGGTCGGTGAAAAATTCATGAACACCGCCTACGAAGTGCATCCGTACAAGCATCCGGTCATCGGCTGGATGGCGGATCTGCAATCCATGACGGTCAAGGACCTGCGTGACTGGTATGGTCGCTATTACACCCCGGCCAATGCCATTTTGGTTGTGACGGGTGATGTGCAGCCAAAAGAAGTGTTTGCGCTGGCACAGAAACATTTCGGGCCAGTTCCCGCGCGCCCACCGGTGACCACAGCAGCTGCCGCGGAACCCACGCAAAAAAGCGAGCGCCGCGCACGCGCCGCGTTGCCGGCGGAGGTACCGTATCTCTTGCTGGGCTACCACACACCGGTGCACGCATCGGCCGGGCGCAATGAAGTTGCTGAATGGGAGCCCTATGCGCTGAGCATACTCGGCGGTGTGCTTGACGGCGGACAGGCGGCGCGATTCGAGCGTGAACTGGTGCGCGAGAAAAAAATCGCCTCCAGCATAGGCGTTGAGTATTCGGCGGTGTCGCGTTCGCCCTCCATGCTGCTCATCGAGGCCACGCCGACCAACGGGCACACCACGGCGGAACTGGAAAAGGCCATCCGTGCCCAGATTGAACGCATCCGCAACGAGCCGGTGTCCGCCGAGGAAATGAAACGCGTGAAAGCGCAAGTGGTGGCGGGCAATGTCTATTCGCGCGACTCGGTGTTTTATCAGGCGATGCAGATCGGACGCCTGGCGGCGGTCGGTCTCGACTGGCGCATGCTCGATGACTACGTTAAAAATCTCAACGCCGTGACGGCGGAACAGGTGCAGACGGTCGCGCGCAAATATCTCGTGGACACGAACCTTACAGTGACTGTGCTCGATCCGCAGCCGATGAGTAAAGACAAGCCGCGTCCCGCCCCGCGCATGGGAGGCGGCCATGTTCGATAA
- the coaD gene encoding pantetheine-phosphate adenylyltransferase, translating into MKVVALYPGTFDPITNGHTDLVRRAARLFDEVIIAVAANPQKQPLFNLSERVELARAVLADVKGARVTGFDNLLVDCVRQHKANVILRGLRAASDFEYEFQLAGMNRRLAPEVETVFMTPSEQEMFISASLVKEIALLGGNVSEFVDARVAAAMTAKIR; encoded by the coding sequence ATGAAAGTCGTCGCGCTGTACCCCGGTACGTTTGACCCCATCACCAACGGCCATACGGATCTGGTGCGACGGGCGGCACGCTTGTTCGACGAGGTCATCATAGCTGTGGCGGCCAACCCGCAGAAGCAGCCCCTGTTCAATCTCTCGGAACGCGTGGAGTTGGCGCGCGCGGTGCTGGCGGATGTCAAAGGCGCGAGAGTCACCGGTTTTGACAACCTCCTGGTGGACTGCGTGCGGCAACACAAGGCCAATGTGATCCTGCGTGGTTTGCGAGCGGCGTCGGATTTCGAATATGAATTCCAGCTTGCGGGCATGAACCGGCGCCTGGCACCGGAAGTGGAAACAGTGTTCATGACGCCGTCGGAGCAGGAGATGTTCATCTCGGCTTCTTTGGTGAAGGAGATAGCCCTGCTGGGCGGTAACGTGTCGGAATTTGTCGACGCGCGCGTGGCGGCTGCGATGACCGCCAAAATACGTTAA